The following are encoded together in the Deinococcus malanensis genome:
- a CDS encoding ABC transporter substrate-binding protein: protein MKKALMLALALATAGSASAAGKVEIFSWWSGDEGPALQALIKLYEQKYRTVKVDNATVSGGAGTNAKAVLKTRMLGGTPPDSFQAHAGQELIGTWVVANRMEDLTPLFKSEGWTKAFPQDLIKLISAKGGIWSVPVNVHRSNVMWYNPAKLKAWGVTAPKTWPEFLSTCAKLKAKGVTAPLVVGENWTQQHLWENVMIGTLGAQGWENLWTGKLKFTDPKVVGAFTTFGKVMDCTNKDASGLSWQQASDRIAAGTSAFNIMGDWAAGYYTTTKKLAPGKDFGWAPSPGTNKVFVMLADSFGLPKGAKNRTEAMNWLKVMGSKQGQDAFNPLKGSIAARIDSDLSKYNTYSKSAAADWKSNKIVGSMAHGAVAPESFMSAFGAIIDQFVAGRDARGAANAAQQLATRAGIGK from the coding sequence ATGAAAAAAGCCCTGATGCTCGCCCTTGCCCTCGCCACTGCCGGCAGCGCCTCTGCCGCCGGGAAAGTCGAGATCTTCTCCTGGTGGTCCGGTGACGAAGGCCCCGCCCTGCAGGCGCTGATCAAGCTGTACGAGCAGAAGTACCGCACCGTGAAGGTCGATAACGCGACCGTTTCTGGTGGCGCCGGGACCAACGCCAAGGCGGTCCTGAAGACCCGCATGTTGGGCGGGACCCCACCCGACAGCTTCCAGGCGCACGCCGGCCAGGAACTGATCGGCACCTGGGTGGTGGCCAACCGCATGGAAGACCTGACCCCGCTGTTCAAAAGCGAGGGCTGGACCAAAGCATTCCCGCAGGACCTCATCAAACTGATCAGCGCCAAGGGCGGCATCTGGAGCGTGCCCGTCAACGTGCACCGCAGCAACGTAATGTGGTACAACCCCGCCAAACTCAAGGCCTGGGGCGTAACCGCGCCCAAGACCTGGCCCGAGTTCCTGTCCACCTGTGCCAAACTCAAGGCCAAGGGCGTAACCGCTCCGCTGGTGGTCGGCGAGAACTGGACCCAGCAGCACCTCTGGGAAAACGTCATGATCGGCACGCTGGGCGCGCAAGGCTGGGAGAACCTCTGGACCGGCAAGCTGAAGTTCACCGACCCCAAGGTGGTGGGCGCCTTCACCACCTTCGGCAAAGTTATGGACTGCACCAACAAGGACGCCTCGGGCCTCAGCTGGCAGCAGGCCAGTGACCGCATCGCCGCCGGCACCAGTGCGTTCAACATCATGGGAGACTGGGCAGCTGGCTACTACACCACCACCAAGAAGCTGGCCCCTGGCAAGGACTTCGGCTGGGCTCCCAGCCCCGGGACGAACAAGGTCTTCGTGATGCTGGCCGACTCCTTCGGTCTGCCCAAGGGCGCCAAGAACCGCACCGAGGCCATGAACTGGCTCAAGGTGATGGGAAGTAAGCAGGGCCAGGACGCCTTCAACCCGCTCAAGGGCTCGATTGCCGCGCGTATCGACAGCGACCTGAGCAAGTACAACACCTACAGCAAGAGTGCGGCGGCTGACTGGAAGAGCAACAAGATCGTGGGCAGCATGGCGCACGGTGCCGTGGCTCCGGAAAGCTTCATGAGCGCGTTCGGGGCCATCATCGATCAGTTCGTGGCCGGTCGCGACGCCCGAGGCGCCGCCAACGCCGCGCAGCAGCTCGCCACACGGGCCGGCATCGGCAAGTAA
- the gcvT gene encoding glycine cleavage system aminomethyltransferase GcvT, which yields MTQTPETALKRTPLHAAHLRAGARMVPFGGWDMPVQYSGLKAEHQAVRGAAGVFDVSHMGEFRIQGEGALAFLQHVTPNDVSKLRPGRAQYNWLPNDRGGLVDDIYIYMARENEYLMVVNASNIDKDWAHLQTLAAGFDVTLTNESDRWALLAVQGPKAAETLQPHVDVDLGSRKKNAYFPARLFGFDVHLARTGYTGEDGFEVFIDASEAETVWDKLMAIGVTPAGLGARDTLRLEAGFPLYGHEFADDIHPLSSHYTWVVKDKSHHGRDALRLPAQQKLIGLKLDKVPVREGYPVLQSGQVVGHVTSGTSSPTLGHPIALALVQASAASSTDFEVEVRGKAHPATRTDVPFYKAP from the coding sequence GTGACCCAGACCCCAGAAACAGCGCTCAAGCGGACCCCGCTGCATGCCGCCCATCTCCGTGCAGGGGCCCGGATGGTGCCGTTCGGCGGCTGGGACATGCCTGTCCAGTACAGCGGTCTCAAGGCCGAGCATCAGGCGGTGCGTGGGGCGGCCGGGGTGTTCGACGTCTCGCACATGGGCGAGTTCCGTATCCAGGGTGAGGGCGCCCTGGCTTTCCTGCAGCACGTCACCCCCAACGACGTGAGCAAGCTGCGCCCCGGCCGCGCCCAGTACAACTGGCTGCCCAACGACCGGGGCGGCCTGGTGGACGACATCTATATCTACATGGCCCGCGAAAACGAGTACCTGATGGTCGTGAACGCCAGCAATATCGACAAGGACTGGGCGCATCTGCAGACCCTGGCGGCCGGCTTCGACGTCACGCTGACCAACGAGTCCGACCGCTGGGCGCTGCTGGCGGTTCAGGGCCCCAAAGCAGCCGAGACGCTGCAACCTCACGTGGACGTGGACCTGGGCAGCAGGAAGAAGAACGCCTACTTCCCGGCCCGCCTGTTCGGCTTCGACGTGCATCTGGCCCGCACCGGCTATACCGGTGAGGACGGCTTCGAGGTGTTTATCGACGCCAGCGAGGCCGAGACCGTGTGGGACAAACTGATGGCGATAGGCGTAACACCGGCCGGGCTGGGTGCGCGCGACACCCTGCGCCTGGAAGCGGGCTTTCCCCTGTACGGCCATGAATTCGCCGACGACATTCACCCCCTGAGCAGCCACTACACCTGGGTGGTCAAGGACAAATCCCACCACGGCCGCGACGCCCTGCGACTGCCGGCCCAGCAGAAACTGATCGGCCTGAAGCTGGACAAGGTACCGGTGCGCGAGGGCTACCCGGTGCTACAGAGCGGGCAGGTGGTTGGGCACGTCACCAGTGGAACCAGCAGCCCCACCCTGGGCCACCCCATCGCCCTGGCACTGGTGCAGGCGAGTGCCGCTTCATCCACCGACTTCGAGGTGGAAGTCCGTGGCAAGGCGCACCCGGCCACCCGGACCGACGTTCCTTTCTACAAGGCCCCCTAA
- the gcvH gene encoding glycine cleavage system protein GcvH has translation MTTPTTLKYAASHEWLSDDGTVGITDHAQEQLGDVVYVELPEVGREVTAGEAVAVVESVKTASDIYAPASGRIVAVNDELSGNPELVNSAPYEGGWLFKLEVTEEGTDLLDAAAYDAQAH, from the coding sequence ATGACCACCCCCACCACCCTGAAATACGCGGCTTCCCACGAATGGCTCTCCGACGACGGCACGGTCGGCATAACCGATCACGCGCAGGAACAGCTGGGCGATGTGGTGTACGTCGAACTGCCTGAAGTGGGCCGCGAAGTGACCGCTGGCGAGGCCGTGGCCGTCGTGGAAAGCGTCAAAACCGCCTCGGACATCTATGCACCGGCCAGTGGCCGCATCGTGGCCGTCAACGATGAACTCAGCGGCAACCCCGAACTCGTCAACAGTGCTCCCTATGAAGGTGGCTGGCTGTTCAAGCTGGAAGTCACTGAGGAAGGCACGGACCTGCTCGACGCCGCCGCCTACGACGCCCAGGCCCACTAA
- a CDS encoding MFS transporter, whose translation MTELSTPPRLLPMLAVGVAAFFTLGLIQAMYGPAFPLFQARFGVDTGAVGLIASVHFLGSALAPFLVGLALRRVSVRRAVVVSLLILAAGVSGVGLAPSWPLAVTAALVGGLGLGGVSACLNAAYAARGTRPVNLVNAVFGVGSMVSPLLVVSLGQAGLEGPFLAVALTAVLTLAVARVWGVPDIASAGGTAGSQDAVTAVAPGLMLVFALMLAVYVGLEAGYGAWTVRYLDSRGLPGAALVLSGFWGGITLGRVLTGMFGPRVHPASLVIGSAALVTACAVAAVVPLFAPGASILAGLALGPVFGSMLAWASQLMPARQVPFLLTAGSAGGVLLPFLMGQGVAGFGHLAVPVTLAMLGTVLFLLSVFTLRRTGAA comes from the coding sequence GTGACTGAACTTTCCACCCCACCACGTCTGCTGCCCATGCTGGCAGTGGGCGTGGCGGCTTTTTTTACGCTGGGCCTGATTCAGGCGATGTATGGCCCGGCTTTTCCGCTGTTTCAGGCCCGGTTCGGGGTGGATACGGGTGCCGTGGGCCTGATTGCCAGCGTGCATTTTCTGGGCTCGGCTCTGGCCCCTTTTCTCGTAGGACTGGCGCTGAGGCGGGTCAGTGTCAGGCGCGCGGTTGTGGTCAGTCTGCTGATCCTGGCCGCTGGGGTGAGCGGGGTCGGTCTGGCACCTTCCTGGCCGCTCGCTGTCACGGCAGCGTTGGTGGGCGGTCTGGGGCTGGGAGGGGTCAGCGCCTGCCTGAATGCGGCGTATGCGGCGCGGGGCACGCGGCCGGTCAATCTGGTCAATGCGGTCTTTGGGGTGGGAAGTATGGTCTCGCCCCTGCTGGTGGTGTCCCTGGGGCAGGCCGGGTTGGAGGGGCCGTTTCTGGCAGTGGCGCTCACGGCGGTCCTCACGCTGGCGGTGGCGCGGGTGTGGGGCGTGCCGGACATTGCGTCAGCGGGTGGAACCGCTGGAAGTCAGGATGCAGTCACCGCTGTAGCCCCTGGCCTGATGCTGGTCTTTGCCCTCATGCTTGCTGTGTATGTGGGCCTGGAGGCCGGGTACGGTGCCTGGACGGTGCGTTACCTGGACAGCCGTGGGCTGCCTGGGGCGGCGCTGGTGCTGAGCGGGTTCTGGGGTGGCATTACCCTGGGGCGTGTGCTGACTGGCATGTTCGGGCCCAGGGTGCACCCGGCGTCGTTGGTGATTGGAAGCGCGGCCCTGGTCACCGCCTGCGCTGTGGCGGCTGTGGTTCCGCTGTTCGCCCCCGGGGCAAGCATTCTGGCCGGGCTGGCGCTGGGACCGGTGTTCGGCAGCATGCTGGCCTGGGCCTCACAGCTGATGCCGGCGCGGCAGGTGCCGTTCCTGCTGACGGCAGGTTCGGCAGGAGGCGTGCTGCTTCCCTTTCTGATGGGGCAGGGAGTGGCGGGCTTCGGGCATCTGGCCGTGCCGGTTACGTTGGCCATGCTGGGCACCGTGCTGTTCCTGCTGTCGGTATTCACCCTGCGGCGGACCGGAGCAGCCTGA
- a CDS encoding ROK family transcriptional regulator: protein MSVPTPVPLDLAAIRARHTTLLLQLLWERDRARVDIARDLGMSRSAISSIVSELIGVGLVQEGNTRGSGRAGRRATLLSLNARAAALLAIDLGASHVRMDLMDLRCRTLASRTVPHEVISGPARTYHLLLRLADAVQREANIPASRVALAGVGVPGPVDYDTGRVIHPPNMPGWDGEPVRAALRERLGLEVLVDNDANLGAQAEARFGPHRGVPDLIYVKAATGIGAGVLLGGRLHRGVRGGAGEIGHISINEQGPVGRSGNPGSLESYAAAQVLVATAEARRAAGAPTSLSGPVTLPALVRHAETDPLARELWEDAGHHLGVAISTALNLFNPTAVVIGGRMAEAGPVLLNAVRTSALSRTMQINAERTRIDLSTLGAEAGVLGAGAMMLDQLLTPLGLPHLYSVSRTSMAAVHANGSRGPPSPTPVTTEPVPI, encoded by the coding sequence ATGTCTGTTCCTACACCCGTTCCGCTCGACCTGGCTGCCATCCGGGCACGGCATACCACCCTGCTGCTGCAGCTGCTCTGGGAAAGGGACCGGGCGCGCGTGGACATTGCTCGGGACCTGGGAATGTCACGCAGCGCGATCAGCAGCATTGTCAGCGAACTGATCGGCGTCGGGCTGGTACAGGAAGGCAATACCCGGGGGAGTGGGCGCGCCGGTCGCCGGGCGACGCTGCTGTCACTCAATGCACGGGCCGCGGCTCTGCTGGCCATTGACCTCGGTGCCAGTCACGTGCGCATGGATCTGATGGACCTGCGCTGCCGCACCCTGGCCTCGCGCACGGTGCCGCACGAGGTGATCTCCGGACCGGCCAGAACCTATCACCTGCTGCTGCGTCTGGCGGACGCCGTGCAGCGTGAAGCCAACATCCCGGCGAGCCGGGTAGCCCTGGCCGGCGTAGGTGTACCGGGACCAGTCGACTACGATACGGGACGCGTGATCCACCCACCCAACATGCCCGGCTGGGACGGCGAGCCGGTACGTGCCGCGCTGCGGGAGCGACTGGGCCTGGAAGTGCTGGTGGACAACGACGCCAATCTGGGGGCACAGGCAGAAGCCCGCTTCGGGCCACACCGCGGCGTCCCGGACCTGATCTACGTCAAGGCGGCCACCGGCATCGGGGCGGGTGTCCTGCTGGGCGGGCGACTGCACCGGGGAGTGCGGGGTGGCGCTGGGGAAATCGGGCACATCAGCATCAACGAGCAGGGGCCGGTGGGCCGCAGCGGCAATCCGGGCAGCCTGGAAAGTTACGCGGCGGCACAGGTGCTGGTGGCGACTGCGGAGGCACGCCGCGCTGCCGGGGCCCCCACCAGCCTCAGTGGCCCGGTCACCCTGCCCGCCCTGGTGAGGCACGCGGAGACCGATCCGCTGGCCCGCGAACTCTGGGAAGACGCTGGCCATCACCTGGGGGTGGCGATCAGCACCGCCCTGAACCTGTTCAATCCGACTGCAGTGGTGATTGGCGGGCGGATGGCCGAGGCTGGCCCGGTGCTCCTGAATGCTGTGCGCACCAGCGCCCTGAGCCGCACCATGCAGATCAACGCCGAGCGCACCCGGATAGACCTGAGCACCCTGGGCGCAGAGGCCGGGGTCCTGGGTGCTGGAGCCATGATGCTCGACCAGCTCCTGACTCCGCTTGGGCTGCCACACCTGTACTCCGTCTCACGCACCTCCATGGCCGCCGTCCATGCCAACGGGAGCCGCGGACCCCCCAGCCCGACCCCCGTCACCACTGAGCCTGTCCCTATCTGA
- a CDS encoding GreA/GreB family elongation factor yields MTQAIRQVRLTREGFERLQKTLEQEQQRLAEATRILQEQMETSADTEDTGLEDAKREKMAIEARLDELEDTLARATIIEDHENDGRVELGAIVLLSNETTKKDMKVQVVSAPEAAVLGGSLPRISEDSPVGKELMGRKTGDSFVVNLEGGKQVKYKVKSIEY; encoded by the coding sequence GTGACCCAAGCAATCAGACAGGTGAGACTCACGCGCGAAGGCTTCGAGCGCCTTCAGAAAACCCTGGAGCAGGAACAGCAGCGCCTGGCGGAAGCCACCCGCATTCTGCAGGAGCAGATGGAAACCAGCGCCGATACCGAAGACACCGGCCTGGAAGATGCCAAGCGCGAGAAGATGGCCATCGAGGCGCGGCTTGACGAGCTGGAAGATACCCTGGCCCGCGCGACCATCATCGAGGACCACGAGAACGATGGCCGGGTGGAACTGGGCGCCATCGTGCTGCTGTCCAACGAGACCACCAAGAAGGACATGAAGGTGCAGGTCGTCAGCGCTCCGGAGGCGGCCGTCCTGGGCGGCTCGCTGCCGCGCATCAGCGAGGACAGCCCGGTGGGCAAGGAACTGATGGGGCGCAAGACCGGTGACTCGTTCGTGGTCAACCTGGAAGGCGGTAAGCAGGTCAAGTACAAGGTCAAGAGCATCGAGTACTGA
- the lysS gene encoding lysine--tRNA ligase, translated as MSEVSATAGAHREGLHEQTVARLNNLDAQVAAGFEAHPYSYARTHHAREVLAAHPANLEGVREPGQEWPEKEYALAGRITLMRHMGKAAFADLQDEHGALQLHFSKQDTANFDATKKIDLGDIVGVRGFPFVTKTGQLTLRVTSWQPLVKSLHPLPSKFHGLQDEELRARRRYLDLMINPERREAFRTRSRAIRYIRSFLDTREFMEVEGPTLQVVAGGTEAKPFTTHHNALSHDFSLRISLELYLKRLLVGGFEKVYEIGRNYRNEGIDRTHNPEFTMLEAYFAYGDYNDMMRLVEDMLHGLVTEIKGEPQLTYQGQTVDFSLPFRRLDFVTALKEAAGLDFEATDLTRLRAWTDEKHPEMRKVPDYKLLDKLFGEYVEPSLVNPTFVTDVPLAISPLVKAHRSREGLAERADLFVAGFELAPIYSELNDALDQRARFEAQTQRRDAGDDEAHEQDEDFLLALEYGMPPAAGMGMGMDRLAMLLTDSDSIRDVLLFPLLRPEGTGTEASDQPG; from the coding sequence ATGTCGGAAGTTTCTGCCACCGCTGGGGCGCACCGGGAAGGTCTGCACGAGCAGACGGTCGCCCGCCTGAACAACCTGGACGCACAGGTCGCCGCCGGGTTCGAAGCCCACCCCTACAGCTATGCCCGCACCCATCATGCGCGCGAAGTGCTCGCCGCCCACCCGGCCAACCTTGAGGGCGTGCGCGAGCCGGGCCAGGAGTGGCCTGAAAAGGAATACGCCCTGGCGGGCCGCATCACCCTGATGCGGCACATGGGCAAGGCTGCCTTTGCCGACCTGCAGGACGAGCACGGCGCGCTGCAGCTGCATTTCTCGAAACAGGACACCGCGAACTTCGACGCCACCAAGAAGATTGACCTGGGCGACATCGTCGGCGTCCGGGGGTTTCCCTTCGTCACCAAGACCGGTCAGCTGACCCTGCGCGTGACCTCCTGGCAGCCGCTGGTCAAGAGCCTGCATCCGTTGCCCAGCAAGTTTCACGGCCTTCAGGACGAGGAACTGCGTGCCCGGCGCCGCTACCTGGACCTGATGATCAATCCCGAGCGGCGCGAGGCTTTCCGCACGCGCTCGCGGGCCATCCGGTACATCCGCAGCTTCCTGGACACCCGCGAGTTCATGGAGGTCGAGGGGCCGACCCTGCAGGTGGTCGCCGGCGGGACCGAGGCCAAGCCCTTCACCACCCACCACAACGCGCTGTCGCATGACTTCAGCCTGCGCATCAGCCTGGAGCTGTACCTCAAGCGGCTGCTGGTGGGCGGCTTTGAGAAGGTCTATGAGATCGGGCGCAACTACCGCAACGAGGGCATAGACCGCACGCATAATCCTGAATTCACCATGCTGGAGGCCTACTTCGCCTACGGCGACTACAACGACATGATGCGGTTGGTCGAGGACATGCTGCACGGACTGGTCACCGAGATCAAGGGTGAGCCGCAGCTGACCTACCAGGGGCAGACCGTGGATTTCAGCCTGCCGTTCCGTCGTCTGGATTTCGTGACGGCACTCAAGGAGGCCGCCGGCCTGGACTTCGAGGCCACCGATCTGACCCGCCTGCGCGCCTGGACCGACGAGAAACACCCGGAGATGCGTAAGGTCCCCGACTACAAGCTGCTGGACAAGCTGTTCGGCGAGTACGTGGAGCCATCGCTGGTCAATCCGACTTTTGTAACCGACGTGCCGCTGGCGATCAGTCCGCTGGTCAAGGCCCACCGCAGCCGCGAGGGACTGGCCGAGCGCGCCGACCTGTTCGTGGCTGGCTTTGAGCTGGCTCCCATCTACAGTGAGCTGAACGACGCCTTGGATCAGCGCGCCCGCTTCGAAGCACAGACGCAGAGACGCGACGCCGGTGACGACGAGGCCCACGAGCAGGACGAGGACTTCCTGCTGGCGCTGGAATACGGTATGCCTCCAGCCGCCGGGATGGGCATGGGCATGGACCGGCTGGCCATGCTTCTGACCGACAGCGATTCCATCCGTGACGTGCTGCTGTTCCCCCTGCTGCGTCCGGAGGGTACAGGCACCGAGGCAAGCGATCAGCCGGGTTAA
- a CDS encoding endonuclease MutS2 encodes MPFDSRALSALDFPRVRDALEQRSSTTLGAERARALLPSDDAGRIARELDEVEDALFGVSLSLGGIQDIRELHARAAEGRVLSGQELLNAAYSLDGAMTVRRAIDANSRGPLREVGQGLGDHSELVRRFLSALDRDGGVRDDASPRLRDLRKRIDPLRGRIREKLSATLERWADVLQEHIVTIRRDRYVLPVQASRVGQVQGIIVDASATGQTYFVEPAAVTQLNNELTRLILDEEAEVRRILTELTGLLAGDSAVPMTLATVGELDLIAAKARLARDWRLNRPEPVQDHTYDLREARHPLIENPVPNDIGLGETRLLLITGPNMGGKTATLKTLGLAVLMHQCGLYVAAATARLPVVRDVLVDIGDEQSIEASLSTFASHLKHLRYVLRHAAPDTLVLIDELGSGTDPDEGAALAQSLIETLLSQDARGIITSHLSPLKLFALETPGLKNASMGFEVSTLAPTYHLQVGQPGRSYALAIAQRMGLPPGVLERAQTLLGPEAGLMERMLEGLETERAELAGQLETAVVARRDAEAELARVRQERETLEARRNEMLAEAAQKAETLYADAVERVRTLRARAQEESARPRVMQELRELRAAAQKARPAPPIREERGDPIRVGSQVEVPAYNASGQVLELRGDDLVVQLGVMKVGVKRRDVRLKQEVKVPAAKGRNGRAVAFAGTAPSNFQNELQLRGLGVEEAVEELRTAILEAHALKESPLRVVHGKGQGVLRRLLREYLKTDKKVESFHDAEANQGGHGVTIVNLRR; translated from the coding sequence ATGCCGTTTGATTCCCGCGCCCTGTCCGCCCTGGATTTCCCCCGCGTCCGAGACGCCCTCGAGCAGCGCAGCAGCACGACGCTGGGCGCCGAGCGCGCGCGGGCCCTCCTGCCTTCGGACGATGCCGGACGTATTGCACGCGAGCTTGATGAAGTCGAAGACGCCCTGTTTGGCGTCAGCCTGTCCCTGGGCGGCATTCAGGACATCCGTGAGCTGCACGCCCGCGCTGCAGAGGGGCGGGTGCTGTCTGGCCAGGAACTGCTGAACGCTGCCTACTCGCTCGACGGGGCCATGACCGTGCGCCGGGCCATCGACGCCAATTCGCGCGGACCCTTGCGTGAGGTGGGGCAGGGTCTGGGCGACCACAGCGAACTGGTGCGCCGCTTTCTGTCGGCCCTGGACCGCGACGGCGGCGTACGCGACGACGCCTCGCCCCGCCTGCGGGACCTGCGCAAACGAATTGATCCGCTGCGGGGCCGCATCCGCGAGAAGCTCTCGGCTACCCTGGAACGCTGGGCCGATGTGCTGCAGGAACACATCGTCACCATCCGCCGTGACCGCTACGTGCTGCCGGTGCAGGCCAGCCGTGTCGGGCAGGTGCAGGGCATCATCGTGGACGCCTCCGCGACCGGACAGACCTACTTTGTCGAACCGGCTGCCGTGACACAGCTCAACAACGAGCTCACCCGCCTGATCCTGGATGAGGAGGCCGAGGTCCGGCGTATCCTGACCGAGCTGACCGGACTACTGGCGGGGGACTCGGCCGTGCCGATGACGCTGGCCACCGTGGGCGAACTGGACCTGATCGCGGCCAAGGCCCGGCTGGCGCGTGACTGGCGCCTTAACCGCCCCGAGCCGGTGCAGGACCACACCTACGACCTGCGCGAGGCCCGTCACCCCCTGATCGAGAACCCGGTCCCCAACGACATTGGTCTGGGCGAGACACGGCTGCTGCTGATCACCGGACCCAACATGGGTGGTAAGACCGCCACCCTCAAGACGCTGGGGCTGGCGGTGCTGATGCACCAGTGTGGGCTGTACGTGGCGGCGGCCACGGCCCGCCTTCCGGTGGTGCGCGACGTGCTGGTGGATATCGGTGACGAGCAGAGCATCGAAGCCAGCCTGTCCACATTTGCCTCGCACCTCAAGCACCTGCGCTATGTGCTGCGCCACGCCGCGCCCGACACCCTGGTCCTGATCGACGAGTTGGGCTCCGGCACTGATCCTGACGAGGGCGCAGCCCTGGCGCAGTCACTGATCGAGACCCTGCTGTCCCAGGACGCGCGCGGGATTATTACCAGCCACCTCTCGCCGCTCAAGCTGTTCGCCCTTGAAACGCCCGGACTGAAGAACGCCAGCATGGGTTTCGAGGTCAGCACCCTGGCGCCCACCTACCACCTGCAGGTGGGTCAGCCGGGGCGCAGCTACGCACTGGCCATTGCGCAGCGCATGGGCCTGCCTCCAGGGGTGCTGGAGCGTGCCCAGACCCTGCTGGGTCCCGAAGCGGGCCTGATGGAGCGCATGCTTGAGGGCCTCGAAACTGAGCGTGCCGAGCTGGCTGGCCAGCTGGAGACGGCTGTCGTCGCCCGCCGGGATGCCGAGGCCGAACTGGCCCGCGTCCGTCAGGAACGTGAAACCCTTGAAGCGCGTCGCAACGAGATGCTGGCCGAGGCAGCCCAGAAAGCCGAGACGCTGTATGCCGACGCCGTCGAGCGGGTCCGCACGCTGCGTGCCCGGGCCCAGGAGGAAAGTGCGCGCCCCCGCGTCATGCAGGAGCTGCGCGAGCTGCGTGCTGCCGCCCAGAAGGCCCGTCCTGCACCTCCGATCCGCGAGGAACGCGGCGATCCCATCCGGGTGGGCAGCCAGGTGGAAGTGCCGGCCTACAACGCCAGCGGTCAGGTACTGGAACTGCGCGGCGATGATCTGGTCGTGCAGCTGGGCGTCATGAAGGTTGGGGTTAAACGCCGGGACGTGCGTCTCAAGCAGGAAGTGAAAGTACCGGCGGCCAAGGGCAGAAACGGCCGCGCCGTGGCTTTCGCGGGTACCGCCCCCAGCAACTTCCAGAACGAACTGCAACTGCGGGGCCTGGGTGTGGAAGAAGCAGTTGAGGAATTGCGCACGGCCATTCTGGAAGCCCATGCCCTCAAGGAAAGCCCGTTGCGGGTGGTGCACGGCAAGGGGCAGGGCGTACTGCGCCGGCTGCTGCGCGAGTACCTCAAGACTGACAAGAAGGTTGAGTCCTTCCACGACGCCGAGGCCAACCAGGGCGGCCACGGGGTCACGATCGTGAATCTGCGGCGGTAG
- a CDS encoding complex I NDUFA9 subunit family protein, translating to MTNVLVTGATGFVGRAVVKELLEREHRVFAGSRQGEAVGGARGLKLDATDLSSVMRAVGEASPEAVIHLVGIIQEQGDQTFARVHVEGTRHVLAATPRGARYLHMSALGAGDIPDSRYSVTKAEAEALVQGSGLNWTIFRPSLIFGVGDDFFGRVLKDLVSAAPVVPQIGDGRFPFRPVSVEDVAQAFVTALDRPETAGHIYPLTGPQEFTFRELLDLELAALGKKKPVVPVPLALMNLGVPLMQMLPSPPITRDQYAMLKAGNTAPNDEARQAFGLPMHRLQDRLGQIVQGR from the coding sequence ATGACAAACGTGCTGGTGACGGGGGCGACAGGGTTCGTGGGCCGGGCCGTGGTGAAAGAGCTGCTGGAGCGGGAGCACCGGGTGTTCGCAGGATCACGCCAGGGGGAAGCGGTGGGCGGTGCCCGCGGTCTGAAGCTGGACGCAACCGACCTGAGCAGCGTCATGCGCGCCGTGGGTGAGGCCAGTCCCGAAGCAGTGATTCATCTGGTTGGCATCATTCAGGAGCAGGGAGACCAGACCTTCGCCCGGGTGCATGTCGAGGGGACCCGGCATGTGCTGGCTGCCACCCCCCGCGGCGCACGCTACCTGCACATGAGTGCCCTGGGCGCCGGGGACATTCCGGACAGCCGCTACAGCGTGACGAAAGCTGAAGCCGAGGCGCTGGTGCAGGGCAGCGGTCTGAACTGGACGATTTTCCGGCCCAGCCTGATTTTCGGAGTGGGCGACGACTTTTTCGGGCGGGTCCTCAAGGATCTGGTGTCGGCCGCGCCGGTGGTGCCACAGATCGGCGACGGCCGCTTTCCTTTCCGGCCCGTCAGTGTGGAGGACGTCGCGCAGGCCTTTGTCACGGCGCTGGACCGTCCGGAGACCGCCGGCCATATTTATCCCCTGACCGGCCCGCAGGAATTCACCTTCCGCGAACTGCTGGACCTGGAACTGGCAGCTCTGGGCAAGAAAAAACCCGTCGTACCGGTGCCACTGGCGCTGATGAACCTGGGCGTGCCGCTGATGCAGATGCTGCCCAGTCCACCAATTACCCGGGACCAGTACGCCATGCTGAAGGCCGGCAACACCGCCCCGAACGACGAGGCCCGTCAGGCGTTCGGGCTGCCGATGCACCGCCTGCAGGATCGCCTGGGGCAGATCGTGCAGGGCCGTTAG